One genomic segment of Streptomyces sp. NBC_00239 includes these proteins:
- the hisG gene encoding ATP phosphoribosyltransferase: MLRIAVPNKGSLSGPASAMLHEAGYRQRKESKELVTVDPENEVEFFYLRPKDIAIYVASGKLDIGITGRDLLLDSGANAEEILPLNFGRSTFRYATKPGTAKGPEDFNGMTIATSYEGIVAKHLADQGIDASVVHLDGAVETAIQLGVAEIIADVVETGTSLRNAGLTVIGEPILKSEAVVIRRNGADTDHPQVQQFMRRLQGVLVARSYVMMDYDCRAEHLERAVALTPGLESPTISPLHNEGWVAVRAMVPAKEAQRIMDDLYELGARAILTTSIHACRL, translated from the coding sequence ATGCTGCGCATCGCCGTCCCCAACAAGGGTTCACTGTCCGGACCTGCGTCGGCGATGCTCCATGAGGCGGGCTACCGGCAGCGCAAGGAGTCCAAGGAGCTCGTCACGGTCGACCCGGAGAACGAGGTCGAGTTCTTCTACCTGCGGCCCAAGGACATCGCGATCTACGTGGCCTCGGGCAAGCTCGACATCGGCATCACCGGCCGCGACCTGCTCCTGGACTCCGGGGCCAACGCGGAGGAGATCCTCCCGCTGAACTTCGGCCGCTCCACCTTCCGCTACGCCACCAAGCCCGGCACCGCGAAGGGCCCCGAGGACTTCAACGGGATGACGATCGCGACCTCGTACGAGGGAATCGTCGCCAAGCACCTCGCCGACCAGGGCATCGACGCCTCCGTCGTACACCTGGACGGCGCCGTCGAGACGGCCATCCAGCTCGGCGTCGCCGAGATCATCGCGGACGTCGTCGAGACCGGCACCAGCCTGCGCAACGCCGGCCTGACGGTCATCGGCGAGCCGATCCTCAAGTCCGAGGCCGTGGTCATCCGGCGCAACGGCGCCGACACCGACCACCCCCAGGTGCAGCAGTTCATGCGCCGCCTCCAGGGCGTCCTCGTCGCCCGCAGCTACGTGATGATGGACTACGACTGCCGCGCCGAGCACCTGGAGCGGGCCGTCGCCCTCACCCCGGGCCTGGAGTCGCCGACCATCTCCCCCCTGCACAACGAGGGCTGGGTGGCGGTCCGCGCCATGGTCCCCGCCAAGGAAGCCCAGCGGATCATGGACGACCTGTACGAGCTGGGCGCCCGTGCGATCCTCACCACCTCGATCCACGCCTGCCGTCTGTGA
- a CDS encoding phosphoribosyl-ATP diphosphatase: MANKTPKTFEELFAELQHKAATGDPSTSRTAELVGKGVHAIGKKVVEEAAEVWMAAEYEGKEAAAEEISQLLYHVQVMMVARGISLDDVYSHL; this comes from the coding sequence ATGGCCAACAAGACCCCCAAGACGTTCGAGGAGCTCTTCGCCGAGCTCCAGCACAAGGCCGCCACCGGCGACCCCAGCACCTCCCGTACCGCAGAGCTGGTCGGCAAGGGTGTCCATGCCATCGGCAAGAAGGTCGTCGAGGAGGCCGCGGAGGTCTGGATGGCCGCCGAATACGAGGGCAAGGAAGCCGCCGCCGAGGAGATCTCGCAGCTGCTGTACCACGTCCAGGTGATGATGGTCGCGCGCGGGATCTCGCTCGACGACGTCTACTCCCATCTCTGA
- a CDS encoding bifunctional 3,4-dihydroxy-2-butanone-4-phosphate synthase/GTP cyclohydrolase II gives MTLKPVPDLDETFRLDPVEQAIRDIAAGRPVVVVDDESRENEGDLVIAAEKATPEIVAFMMSECRGLICAPMEGDELERLELPQMVADNTESMQTAFTVSVDASGAHGVTTGISASDRATTLQLLASGTTDATDFVRPGHIFPLRAKPGGVLVRPGHTEAAVDLARLAGLRPAGAIVEIAGEDGVMLRLPELIPFARKHGLTIISIEDLIAYRRSAEPTVRREAEVSLPTSFGEFTAYGYRSTVDGVEHVALVHGELGDGEDVLVRMHSECLTGDIFHSLRCDCGPQLHASMERITSEGRGVVVYLRGHEGRGIGLLSKLRAYELQERGRDTLDANLELGLPADARDYGAGARILVDLGVHSVRLMTNNPEKSDALDRHGVRVAAREPMPVEAGEHNLTYLRTKRDRMGHDLPWLESPTAVSACGNQ, from the coding sequence ATGACTCTCAAGCCCGTACCGGACCTGGACGAGACCTTCCGGCTCGACCCCGTCGAACAGGCCATCCGCGACATCGCCGCCGGCCGCCCGGTCGTCGTCGTCGACGACGAGAGCCGCGAGAACGAAGGCGACCTGGTCATCGCCGCCGAGAAGGCCACCCCCGAGATCGTGGCCTTCATGATGAGCGAGTGCCGCGGCCTGATCTGCGCCCCCATGGAAGGGGACGAGCTGGAGCGGCTCGAACTCCCGCAGATGGTCGCCGACAACACCGAGTCGATGCAGACCGCCTTCACCGTCTCCGTCGACGCGAGCGGCGCGCACGGCGTCACCACCGGCATCTCGGCCTCCGACCGCGCCACCACCCTCCAGCTCCTCGCGAGCGGCACCACCGACGCCACGGACTTCGTCCGCCCCGGCCACATCTTCCCGCTGCGCGCCAAGCCCGGCGGCGTCCTGGTCCGCCCCGGCCACACCGAGGCCGCCGTCGACCTCGCCCGCCTGGCGGGCCTGCGCCCGGCCGGCGCGATCGTCGAGATCGCCGGCGAGGACGGCGTCATGCTCCGGCTGCCCGAGCTGATCCCCTTCGCCCGCAAGCACGGCCTGACGATCATCTCCATCGAGGACCTGATCGCCTACCGCCGCAGCGCCGAACCCACCGTCCGCCGCGAGGCCGAGGTCAGCCTGCCGACCTCGTTCGGCGAGTTCACCGCGTACGGCTACCGCTCCACCGTCGACGGCGTCGAGCACGTCGCCCTCGTCCACGGCGAGCTCGGCGACGGCGAGGACGTGCTGGTCCGCATGCACTCCGAATGCCTGACCGGCGACATCTTCCACTCGCTGCGCTGCGACTGCGGACCCCAGCTGCACGCCTCCATGGAACGCATCACGTCCGAGGGCCGCGGCGTCGTCGTCTACCTCCGCGGCCACGAGGGCCGGGGCATCGGCCTGCTGTCCAAGCTGCGCGCGTACGAGCTCCAGGAACGCGGCCGCGACACCCTGGACGCCAACCTCGAACTGGGCCTGCCCGCCGACGCCCGCGACTACGGGGCCGGCGCCCGGATCCTCGTCGACCTCGGCGTCCACAGCGTCCGCCTGATGACCAACAACCCGGAGAAGTCCGACGCCCTCGACCGCCACGGCGTCCGGGTCGCGGCCCGCGAGCCGATGCCCGTCGAGGCCGGCGAGCACAACCTCACGTACCTGCGCACCAAGCGCGACCGCATGGGCCACGACCTGCCCTGGCTGGAATCCCCCACGGCCGTCTCGGCCTGCGGCAACCAGTAG
- a CDS encoding SPW repeat protein has protein sequence MTIHQSIESHPDLAEMRSRFERATSTPSAQAVETLAVLTGLYLAASPWIVGFSVLTPLAVCNLITGAAYCLFMGGLGTAYERTHSTAWAAIAIGAWTIVSPWVIVGEMDTTRSVVSNVIAGSVALLLGLAMSMADRRQT, from the coding sequence ATGACCATCCACCAGTCCATCGAATCCCACCCCGACCTCGCCGAGATGCGTTCCCGGTTCGAGCGGGCGACATCCACCCCCAGCGCCCAGGCCGTCGAGACGCTGGCCGTTCTGACCGGTCTCTACCTGGCCGCGTCGCCGTGGATCGTCGGGTTCAGCGTCCTGACGCCGCTGGCCGTCTGCAACCTGATCACCGGTGCGGCGTACTGCCTGTTCATGGGCGGTCTCGGCACAGCCTACGAGCGCACCCACTCCACCGCGTGGGCCGCCATCGCCATCGGCGCGTGGACCATCGTGTCGCCGTGGGTGATCGTGGGCGAGATGGACACCACGCGCAGCGTGGTGAGCAACGTCATCGCGGGTTCGGTCGCGCTGCTGCTCGGCCTGGCGATGTCCATGGCCGACCGCCGGCAGACCTGA
- a CDS encoding AAA family ATPase, which yields MDFGTQDGSHRAPAELAWLRGVDAYTMGAYPQAEEEFRAAVRLDPAMADAWLGLHALRVDTVNALLRMYAHRDRFGEQRTRHRRTLNSWYWLGWWVQPVLESRRDLLLAHASHWLDGRHVPELDQALAGLPPVDTDPQVRFLHACRAYLVKDWDQLVRHTEPLVDDPLLGIESGLFGGMARVRLEMYGQAEPMLSAALMRCRSEQPQRKELRYWLARAHEGTGRSAAALPLYRAVHRVDPAFMDTAARLTAIAESDGLDGTDGFDYEAGGPAGDYAAVALAGGPGQDAAEGYADPDPPGLPEPPEGREPRFGPPPGPPPSGVVPPETVRRKAAVPAQSGPVPLPTAPADPALLAEALAELERMVGLEPVKRQVKALSAQLHMARLRAGQGLPVQPPKRHFVFSGPSGTGKTTVARILGRVFYALGLLGGDHLVEAQRADLVGEFLGQTAVKANELIDSAIGGVLFVDEAYSLSNSGYSKGDAYGDEALQVLLKRAEDNRDHLVVILAGYPAGMDRLLAANPGLSSRFTTRVDFPSYRPLELTAIGGVLADANGDRWDEEALDELRSISGHVVDQGWIDELGNGRFLRTLYEKSCAYRDLRLAGYPGTLGREDLATLRLPDLMQAYGEVLSGRGPQDRGRTEPPPL from the coding sequence ATGGACTTCGGCACGCAGGACGGCAGCCACCGTGCCCCGGCCGAACTCGCCTGGCTGCGCGGCGTGGACGCGTACACGATGGGCGCCTACCCGCAGGCCGAGGAGGAGTTCAGAGCCGCCGTCCGGCTCGATCCCGCGATGGCCGACGCCTGGCTGGGCCTGCACGCGTTGCGCGTCGACACGGTCAACGCCCTGCTGCGCATGTACGCCCACCGGGACCGGTTCGGCGAGCAGCGCACCCGGCACCGCCGCACCCTGAACTCCTGGTACTGGCTGGGCTGGTGGGTGCAGCCGGTGCTGGAGAGCCGGCGCGACCTGCTCCTCGCGCACGCCTCGCACTGGCTGGACGGCCGCCACGTGCCCGAACTCGACCAGGCGCTCGCGGGACTGCCGCCCGTCGACACCGACCCCCAGGTCCGCTTCCTGCACGCCTGCCGCGCCTACCTGGTCAAGGACTGGGACCAGCTCGTGCGGCACACCGAGCCGCTGGTGGACGACCCGCTCCTGGGCATCGAGTCCGGGCTGTTCGGCGGGATGGCCCGGGTCCGGCTGGAGATGTACGGGCAGGCCGAGCCGATGCTCTCGGCGGCCCTGATGCGGTGCCGCAGCGAGCAGCCGCAGCGCAAGGAGCTGCGGTACTGGCTGGCCCGCGCGCACGAGGGCACCGGCCGCAGCGCCGCCGCCCTGCCCCTCTACCGGGCCGTGCACCGCGTCGACCCCGCCTTCATGGACACCGCCGCCCGGCTCACCGCCATCGCCGAGTCCGACGGCCTCGACGGCACGGACGGCTTCGACTACGAGGCCGGCGGCCCGGCCGGGGACTACGCGGCCGTGGCCCTGGCCGGCGGGCCCGGACAGGACGCCGCCGAGGGCTACGCCGACCCCGACCCGCCGGGCCTCCCGGAGCCCCCCGAGGGCCGCGAGCCGCGCTTCGGCCCGCCCCCGGGGCCACCGCCGTCGGGCGTCGTCCCGCCGGAGACCGTACGCCGCAAGGCCGCCGTGCCGGCCCAGTCGGGCCCGGTACCGCTCCCCACCGCCCCCGCCGACCCGGCGCTGCTCGCCGAGGCGCTCGCCGAGCTGGAGCGGATGGTCGGGCTGGAGCCGGTCAAACGCCAGGTGAAAGCGCTGTCGGCGCAGCTGCACATGGCCCGGCTGCGGGCCGGCCAGGGGCTGCCCGTACAGCCCCCCAAGCGGCACTTCGTCTTCTCCGGGCCCTCGGGCACCGGCAAGACCACCGTGGCGCGGATCCTGGGCCGGGTCTTCTACGCCCTCGGACTGCTGGGCGGCGACCACCTCGTGGAGGCGCAGCGGGCCGACCTGGTCGGCGAGTTCCTGGGCCAGACCGCGGTCAAGGCGAACGAACTGATCGACTCGGCGATCGGCGGGGTGCTGTTCGTCGACGAGGCGTACAGCCTCTCCAACTCCGGCTACAGCAAGGGCGACGCGTACGGGGACGAGGCCCTCCAGGTGCTCCTGAAGCGCGCCGAGGACAACCGGGACCACCTGGTCGTCATCCTGGCCGGCTACCCGGCCGGCATGGACCGGCTGCTGGCCGCCAACCCCGGGCTGTCCTCCCGCTTCACCACCCGCGTGGACTTCCCCAGCTACCGCCCGCTGGAGCTGACCGCCATCGGCGGCGTGCTGGCCGATGCGAACGGGGACCGCTGGGACGAGGAGGCCCTCGACGAGCTGCGCAGCATCAGCGGACACGTCGTCGACCAGGGCTGGATCGACGAACTCGGCAACGGCCGCTTCCTGCGCACCCTGTACGAGAAGAGCTGCGCCTACCGCGACCTGCGACTGGCCGGCTACCCGGGCACCCTCGGCCGCGAGGACCTCGCGACCCTGCGGCTGCCCGACCTGATGCAGGCGTACGGGGAGGTGCTGTCCGGCCGCGGCCCACAGGACCGCGGACGGACGGAACCCCCGCCGCTGTGA
- the ribH gene encoding 6,7-dimethyl-8-ribityllumazine synthase — protein sequence MSGKGAPELSVRNCGDLRVAVIAAQWHEKVMDGLVDGALRALHELGIDEPTLLRVPGSFELPVVAKVLAERGYDAVVALGVVIRGGTPHFDYVCQGVTEGLVKVSVDTGVPIGFGVLTCDTDEQALDRAGLEGSNEDKGHEAVTAAVATAMTLRTVSEPWR from the coding sequence GTGAGCGGCAAGGGCGCACCCGAACTGAGCGTACGCAACTGCGGAGACCTGCGGGTCGCCGTCATCGCGGCGCAATGGCACGAGAAGGTGATGGACGGACTGGTGGACGGCGCGCTGCGCGCCCTCCACGAGCTCGGGATCGACGAGCCCACCCTGCTGCGGGTGCCGGGCAGCTTCGAGCTCCCCGTCGTGGCGAAGGTCCTCGCCGAGCGCGGCTACGATGCCGTCGTCGCCCTCGGCGTCGTCATCCGCGGCGGAACCCCGCACTTCGACTACGTGTGCCAGGGGGTCACCGAGGGCCTCGTGAAGGTCTCCGTCGACACCGGTGTGCCCATCGGCTTCGGCGTGCTGACCTGCGACACCGACGAGCAGGCCCTCGACCGGGCCGGCCTCGAAGGATCGAACGAGGACAAGGGGCACGAAGCGGTCACCGCCGCCGTCGCCACCGCCATGACCCTGCGCACCGTCAGCGAACCCTGGCGCTGA
- a CDS encoding uridine kinase family protein, translated as MDSLARELRALPPSCGPVRLIAVDGHAGSGKSTFARHLAEALGGAPVLHLDDVASHAGLFDWTDRFREQVLAPLAAGRAAHWEPYDWVERRFGPPRVQEPVELLLIEGVGAGRRALRPYLAGLLWMETPRADSWERGRRRDGSALAGFWDGWERAEAEHFARDPSRPFADTLVRQSGTGYEWTSGAGATAETTASVTERHGLPPV; from the coding sequence CTGGACTCCCTCGCCCGCGAGCTGCGCGCGCTGCCGCCGTCCTGCGGCCCGGTCCGGCTGATCGCCGTCGACGGGCACGCCGGCTCGGGCAAGAGCACGTTCGCGCGGCACCTGGCCGAGGCCCTGGGCGGGGCGCCGGTCCTGCACCTCGACGACGTGGCCAGCCATGCCGGGCTCTTCGACTGGACCGACCGGTTCCGGGAGCAGGTGCTGGCGCCGCTGGCCGCGGGGCGGGCCGCGCACTGGGAGCCGTACGACTGGGTGGAGCGGCGGTTCGGGCCGCCGCGGGTGCAGGAGCCGGTGGAGCTGCTGCTGATCGAGGGGGTCGGCGCCGGGCGGCGGGCGCTGCGGCCGTACCTGGCGGGGCTGCTGTGGATGGAGACGCCGCGGGCCGATTCCTGGGAGCGCGGCCGCCGGCGCGACGGGAGCGCACTGGCCGGCTTCTGGGACGGATGGGAGCGCGCGGAGGCCGAGCACTTCGCACGTGACCCTTCGCGCCCCTTCGCCGACACCCTGGTACGGCAGAGCGGTACGGGATACGAGTGGACTTCGGGGGCGGGTGCGACAGCGGAGACGACCGCTTCCGTGACCGAGCGTCACGGCTTGCCCCCTGTTTGA
- a CDS encoding hemolysin family protein produces MNALQLLFALLLVLANGFFVGAEFALVSVRRSQIEPLAATSKRARQTLYGLENLPRMMAAAQFGITMCSLTLGAVAEPTVARLLEPLFHAVHVPQGLIHPLGYAVALAAVVFLHLVIGEMVPKNLAMSAPERTALWLSPGLVGFARLCGPVTTALGACARLVLKLFSVEPKDEVEAVYTSAQLGRLVEDSRQAGLLEPGEQERLEDALELGSRPVTDVLLDGSQLVTVGPSATPRQIEALTVRTGFSRFPVRSDSGAFMGYLHVKDVLDLEDRERAVPQHVWHRMTTLCATLPLDDALSVMRRDATHLAQVADPGGRVLGLVTLEDVLEMLVGEVRDPTHRRRAPAPAGAAVPAPSAVLSR; encoded by the coding sequence GTGAACGCGCTCCAACTCCTCTTCGCCCTGCTGCTGGTGCTCGCCAACGGCTTCTTCGTCGGCGCCGAGTTCGCCCTCGTCTCGGTCCGGCGCAGCCAGATCGAACCGCTGGCCGCCACCTCCAAGCGGGCCCGCCAGACCCTGTACGGGCTGGAGAACCTGCCGCGGATGATGGCCGCCGCACAGTTCGGCATCACCATGTGCTCGCTGACGCTGGGCGCGGTCGCCGAGCCCACCGTGGCCCGGCTGCTGGAACCGCTCTTCCACGCGGTCCACGTCCCGCAGGGCCTGATCCACCCCCTCGGGTACGCCGTGGCGCTCGCCGCGGTGGTCTTCCTGCACCTGGTCATCGGCGAGATGGTGCCGAAGAACCTCGCCATGTCGGCGCCCGAGCGCACCGCGCTGTGGCTGAGCCCCGGACTGGTCGGCTTCGCCCGGCTGTGCGGGCCCGTCACCACCGCGCTCGGCGCCTGCGCCCGGCTGGTGCTCAAGCTGTTCAGCGTCGAGCCCAAGGACGAGGTCGAGGCCGTCTACACCAGCGCCCAGCTGGGCCGGCTGGTCGAGGACTCGCGGCAGGCCGGCCTGCTGGAGCCCGGCGAGCAGGAGCGGCTGGAGGACGCCCTCGAACTCGGCAGCCGCCCGGTCACCGACGTGCTCCTCGACGGCTCCCAGCTGGTCACGGTGGGTCCGTCGGCCACCCCCCGGCAGATCGAGGCGCTGACCGTGCGCACCGGCTTCTCGCGCTTCCCGGTCCGCTCGGACAGCGGCGCCTTCATGGGTTACCTGCACGTGAAGGACGTCCTGGACCTGGAGGACCGGGAGCGGGCGGTGCCGCAGCACGTCTGGCACCGGATGACCACGCTGTGCGCCACCCTCCCGCTCGACGACGCGCTCAGCGTGATGCGCCGGGACGCCACCCACCTGGCCCAGGTCGCGGACCCGGGCGGCCGGGTGCTCGGCCTGGTCACGTTGGAGGACGTACTGGAGATGCTGGTGGGCGAGGTGCGCGATCCCACGCACCGGCGGCGGGCCCCGGCGCCCGCGGGGGCGGCCGTGCCGGCCCCGTCCGCCGTCCTCAGCCGGTAG
- a CDS encoding SCO1431 family membrane protein — protein sequence MNTTSAAAAAPASLTGVRESARTGGPDDRPKWLEHVLGWTLVVVLAMFVTQTGLM from the coding sequence ATGAACACGACCAGCGCCGCTGCCGCCGCCCCCGCTTCCCTCACGGGGGTCCGGGAATCCGCCCGCACCGGGGGTCCCGACGACAGGCCCAAGTGGCTCGAACACGTCCTCGGCTGGACCCTGGTCGTGGTCCTGGCCATGTTCGTCACCCAGACCGGCCTCATGTAA
- a CDS encoding hemolysin family protein, whose translation MTIPLLLLMAAFALILANGFFVAAEFGLVTVERPDAERAAAEGDRRARTVVKALRELSFQLSGTQLGITITSLVVGMLAEPALAGLLAGPLTATGLPRGAVSGVSVVIGMLLASAVQMVVGELVPKNWAVSRPLQVARFVAGPQHAFSRAFRPVISGLNAVANRLVRALGVEPTDELASARTPGELVSLVRHSAQAGALEQDTADLFVRTLSLGGLTAQHVMTPRVRVSALHSTATAADVVNLTRATGLSRFPVYRERIDEVIGVVHLKHALAVPEPERSRTGAGRISVPALLVPETLPVQLLLERLRKEQPMAVVVDEYGGTAGVVTLEDIVEELVGEVHDEHDRVEERTPELATVPAEDGRPAWDADGSCRVHTLRRIGLDVPEGPYETVAGLVADLLGRIPAPGDRAELPGWKLSVRQVGRYRAERVRLVRTAPAEARPELEAVGR comes from the coding sequence ATGACCATCCCGCTACTCCTGCTCATGGCGGCCTTCGCCCTGATCCTGGCCAACGGATTCTTCGTGGCCGCCGAGTTCGGCCTCGTCACCGTCGAGCGCCCGGACGCCGAACGCGCCGCCGCCGAAGGCGACCGGCGGGCCCGTACGGTCGTCAAGGCCCTGCGCGAGCTGTCGTTCCAGCTCTCCGGCACCCAGCTCGGCATCACCATCACCTCCCTCGTGGTCGGCATGCTCGCCGAGCCCGCCCTCGCCGGGCTGCTCGCCGGCCCGCTCACCGCGACCGGCCTGCCCCGCGGCGCCGTGTCCGGGGTGTCCGTCGTCATCGGCATGCTGCTCGCCTCCGCCGTCCAGATGGTGGTCGGCGAACTCGTGCCGAAGAACTGGGCCGTCTCCCGGCCGCTCCAGGTCGCCCGCTTCGTGGCCGGCCCGCAGCACGCCTTCTCCCGCGCCTTCCGGCCGGTCATCTCAGGCCTCAACGCGGTGGCGAACCGCCTCGTACGCGCCCTCGGCGTCGAGCCCACCGACGAGCTGGCCTCCGCCCGCACCCCCGGTGAGCTCGTCTCCCTGGTACGCCACTCGGCCCAGGCCGGCGCCCTCGAACAGGACACCGCCGACCTGTTCGTCCGTACCCTCTCGCTGGGCGGGCTCACCGCCCAGCACGTCATGACCCCCCGGGTCCGGGTGAGCGCGCTGCACTCCACCGCGACCGCCGCCGACGTGGTCAACCTGACGCGGGCCACCGGCCTGTCCCGGTTCCCCGTCTACCGCGAGCGCATCGACGAGGTCATCGGCGTGGTCCACCTGAAGCACGCGCTCGCCGTCCCGGAGCCGGAGCGCTCGCGCACCGGCGCCGGCCGGATCTCCGTCCCGGCCCTCCTGGTCCCCGAGACCCTGCCCGTCCAGCTGCTCCTGGAGCGGCTGCGCAAGGAGCAGCCCATGGCCGTCGTCGTCGACGAGTACGGCGGCACCGCCGGAGTCGTCACGCTGGAGGACATCGTCGAGGAACTCGTCGGCGAGGTCCACGACGAGCACGACCGCGTCGAGGAGCGGACCCCCGAGCTGGCCACCGTGCCCGCCGAGGACGGCCGTCCCGCCTGGGACGCCGACGGCTCCTGCCGGGTGCACACCCTGCGCCGGATAGGCCTCGACGTGCCCGAGGGCCCGTACGAGACCGTCGCCGGCCTGGTCGCCGACCTGCTGGGCCGGATCCCCGCCCCCGGGGACCGCGCCGAGCTGCCCGGCTGGAAGCTCTCCGTCCGCCAGGTCGGCCGCTACCGCGCCGAGCGGGTGCGCCTGGTGCGCACCGCGCCCGCCGAGGCCCGGCCGGAGCTGGAGGCGGTGGGCCGGTGA
- a CDS encoding peptidase C39 family protein, whose amino-acid sequence MTASAPRRAVLAAALAVATAAAVPGPGASAAGPRGAAPPRTVDNRFWFSHGHWRAGTHEGTVTVGGLRPALRIGTPAGRSDYTDPHSGRTAAWEHASWLSPVHRSTVPATEVIASWNAHTPTGTWLQVELRGGYGDGTRTPWYVMARWAAGDRDIRRTSVDGQGDGRSTVGTDTLSVDAPASGLRLTDWQLRLTLYRTPGSRLTPEVFLAGAMSSDVPDRFTVPASAPGPGHELAVPRFSQEIHVGQYPEYDNGGEAWCSPSSSQMVIEYWGRRPSGADLAWVHPSYADPQVCHAARHTYDHQYKGCGNWPFNAAYAATYPDLAAVVTRLCSLADAERLVRAGIPVITSQSFRAEELTGAGYGTAGHLMTVVGFTTAGDVVVNDPHAPSDPAVRRVYRRREFENVWLRTRRYNASGKAVGGSGGVCYLYAPARPSASQIRALTAVGVL is encoded by the coding sequence ATGACCGCTTCCGCACCACGCCGGGCCGTACTGGCCGCCGCACTCGCCGTCGCCACCGCCGCCGCCGTGCCCGGACCGGGGGCGTCCGCCGCCGGCCCGCGCGGCGCGGCCCCGCCCCGGACGGTCGACAACCGGTTCTGGTTCTCGCACGGCCACTGGCGGGCCGGGACCCACGAGGGCACCGTGACCGTCGGCGGGCTGCGGCCCGCCCTGCGGATCGGCACGCCCGCCGGGCGGTCCGACTACACCGACCCGCACAGCGGGCGCACGGCCGCCTGGGAGCACGCGAGCTGGCTCTCCCCGGTCCACCGGTCCACCGTGCCCGCCACCGAGGTGATCGCCTCCTGGAACGCGCACACGCCGACCGGCACCTGGCTCCAGGTCGAACTGCGCGGCGGCTACGGGGACGGCACCCGGACCCCCTGGTACGTGATGGCCCGCTGGGCCGCCGGCGACCGGGACATCCGGCGCACCTCCGTCGACGGGCAGGGCGACGGCCGGAGCACGGTCGGCACCGACACGCTCTCCGTCGACGCCCCGGCGAGCGGCCTGCGCCTGACCGACTGGCAGCTGCGGCTGACCCTGTACCGGACCCCCGGCTCCCGCCTGACCCCCGAGGTCTTCCTCGCCGGGGCGATGTCCTCGGACGTGCCGGACCGCTTCACCGTGCCCGCCTCGGCCCCCGGACCCGGCCACGAACTGGCCGTGCCCCGGTTCTCGCAGGAGATCCACGTCGGCCAGTACCCCGAGTACGACAACGGCGGCGAGGCCTGGTGCAGCCCCAGCTCCTCGCAGATGGTCATCGAGTACTGGGGGCGCCGCCCCAGCGGCGCCGACCTGGCCTGGGTGCACCCCTCGTACGCGGACCCGCAGGTCTGCCACGCGGCCCGGCACACCTACGACCACCAGTACAAGGGCTGCGGGAACTGGCCCTTCAACGCCGCCTACGCCGCCACCTACCCGGACCTGGCCGCGGTGGTGACCCGGCTGTGCTCCCTCGCCGACGCGGAACGCCTGGTCCGCGCCGGCATCCCGGTGATCACCTCGCAGTCCTTCCGGGCCGAGGAGCTCACCGGCGCCGGCTACGGCACCGCCGGGCACCTCATGACCGTCGTCGGCTTCACCACAGCCGGAGACGTGGTCGTCAACGACCCGCACGCGCCCTCCGACCCGGCGGTACGGCGCGTCTACCGGCGCCGCGAGTTCGAGAACGTCTGGCTGCGCACCAGGCGGTACAACGCCTCCGGCAAGGCGGTCGGAGGCTCGGGCGGGGTCTGCTACCTCTATGCGCCGGCCCGCCCGTCGGCGTCCCAGATCAGGGCGCTGACGGCGGTCGGAGTGCTGTGA
- a CDS encoding PH domain-containing protein — MAADQSAAPATATLPDLPVTFRPTRTRAVLLGVGAAMFATITTVAVMLERLSTGERISFVFVAALLSSVLVLLSRPKVVADETGVTVVNLTTRRRLEWAQILRVNLRPGDAWVFLDLSDGTSLPALGIQPGVAREQAIADARALRALAESRGTGASAA; from the coding sequence ATGGCCGCCGACCAGTCGGCCGCGCCGGCCACCGCGACCCTGCCCGACCTCCCCGTCACCTTCCGGCCGACCCGCACCCGGGCCGTCCTGCTGGGCGTGGGCGCCGCCATGTTCGCGACGATCACCACCGTCGCCGTCATGCTGGAACGCCTCAGCACGGGGGAGCGGATCAGCTTCGTCTTCGTCGCCGCGCTGCTCAGTTCCGTCCTGGTGCTGCTCAGCCGGCCCAAGGTGGTCGCCGACGAGACGGGCGTGACCGTCGTCAACCTGACCACCCGGCGGCGCCTGGAGTGGGCCCAGATCCTGCGGGTCAACCTCCGCCCCGGCGACGCCTGGGTCTTCCTCGACCTCAGCGACGGCACCAGCCTGCCCGCCCTCGGCATCCAGCCGGGCGTGGCCAGGGAACAGGCCATCGCCGACGCCCGCGCCCTGCGCGCCCTGGCGGAATCCCGCGGCACCGGAGCATCCGCCGCTTGA